A region of Nostoc sp. 'Peltigera membranacea cyanobiont' N6 DNA encodes the following proteins:
- a CDS encoding adenylate/guanylate cyclase domain-containing protein: MSYNNYMYQVIDSLPDALLVTSNVGKIKKLNNAAQQLFGFSEEELINQPISRIIDDDQVLIEAIYKHSYFRQKFQNFEVVCRTKTREKRLIAFSCSVIPKKIKGLEDIVYIGRDITAQKHREQRTSTQYAITRILSESQSVKQAIPQILQSICQNLGWDLGELWTPSQYIGTSVHKHSLNAVLRCVEIWSSRVISVREFKAITWQTTYTPSVGLPGRIWIRRLPLWIQDITEDGDKRRSQPAAEAGLHAAFGFPILDDSEILGVMVFFSRDVQLKDKDLLQMMGSIGSQIAQFIKRKQAENALIESEERYRDLFENANDLIQSVNASGHFLYVNRAWRETLGYNEAEIANMTVFDIIHPEFKQEFWQRFYRVLSGEKFDRVKAAFVTKDGQTIFLEGNINCKFAEGHPVAVRGIFRNVTQRLTAEEALRERQEETEHLHLLLNILPTPISKELKAESANIADVTVLFADIVGFTEIAASMSAIQVVNLLNSIFSSFDRLTKKYGLERIKTIGDAYMVLGGLPTRRPDRAQAIARMALQMQTAIALFNTENNQNFNLRIGIHSGSVVARVIDLNKFTYDLWGDTINIASCMESQSIVGKIQVTENTYKSLRNEFLFEKRGEIEVKGKGKMTTYFLIGQKG, encoded by the coding sequence ATGTCATACAATAATTACATGTATCAAGTAATTGATTCACTACCAGATGCTTTATTAGTAACCAGTAACGTAGGGAAAATAAAAAAACTCAATAATGCAGCTCAACAATTATTTGGTTTTAGTGAAGAAGAATTAATTAATCAGCCAATATCAAGAATAATTGATGACGATCAAGTATTAATAGAAGCCATTTATAAACATTCTTATTTTAGGCAAAAATTCCAGAACTTCGAGGTAGTTTGTCGAACTAAAACTAGAGAAAAGCGGTTGATTGCTTTTTCTTGTTCAGTAATTCCGAAAAAAATCAAAGGATTAGAAGATATTGTCTACATTGGTCGAGATATTACTGCTCAAAAACATCGAGAACAGCGTACAAGTACCCAGTATGCTATCACTCGAATATTATCAGAATCCCAGAGTGTAAAGCAGGCAATTCCGCAAATTTTGCAGTCGATTTGTCAAAACTTAGGATGGGATTTAGGCGAACTTTGGACACCAAGTCAATATATTGGCACATCGGTACATAAACACAGCCTCAATGCAGTACTAAGGTGTGTCGAAATTTGGTCAAGTCGAGTAATTTCTGTGCGAGAGTTTAAAGCAATCACCTGGCAAACTACTTATACACCAAGTGTTGGCTTACCTGGTCGAATTTGGATTAGACGTTTACCCCTTTGGATTCAAGATATTACAGAAGATGGAGATAAAAGGCGATCGCAACCTGCGGCTGAAGCTGGATTGCACGCAGCTTTTGGTTTCCCCATCTTAGACGATAGTGAAATCTTAGGAGTGATGGTTTTCTTTAGCCGGGACGTACAACTAAAAGATAAAGACCTATTGCAAATGATGGGTTCTATTGGTAGTCAAATTGCCCAGTTTATCAAACGCAAACAAGCAGAAAATGCTTTGATAGAAAGCGAAGAACGATATCGGGATTTATTTGAAAATGCTAATGACCTGATTCAATCTGTCAATGCATCTGGTCATTTTTTGTATGTCAACCGTGCATGGCGAGAAACTTTAGGATATAACGAAGCTGAAATTGCGAATATGACTGTTTTCGATATTATACATCCAGAGTTTAAACAAGAATTTTGGCAAAGATTTTATCGCGTGCTATCAGGAGAAAAGTTCGATCGAGTAAAAGCGGCATTCGTTACTAAAGATGGTCAAACAATCTTTCTAGAAGGTAATATTAACTGTAAATTTGCCGAAGGTCATCCGGTTGCAGTTCGTGGCATATTTCGCAATGTCACCCAGCGACTAACAGCAGAAGAAGCGCTGCGCGAGCGGCAGGAAGAAACGGAACATTTACATTTATTGCTGAATATTTTGCCAACCCCAATCTCCAAGGAACTGAAAGCAGAATCAGCTAACATTGCCGATGTCACAGTTTTATTTGCAGATATCGTTGGCTTTACCGAAATAGCTGCTTCTATGAGTGCAATTCAAGTGGTAAACTTACTCAATTCGATTTTCTCAAGTTTCGATCGCCTCACCAAAAAATATGGTTTAGAGAGAATCAAGACAATTGGCGATGCTTATATGGTACTTGGTGGCTTACCTACACGCCGCCCAGATCGTGCTCAAGCGATCGCTAGAATGGCACTCCAGATGCAAACTGCGATCGCTCTATTTAATACTGAGAATAACCAAAACTTCAACCTCCGTATCGGCATTCATAGCGGTTCTGTAGTGGCAAGAGTAATTGACCTCAACAAATTTACTTACGATCTTTGGGGAGACACGATAAACATCGCTAGCTGCATGGAATCCCAAAGTATTGTTGGTAAAATACAGGTTACAGAAAATACTTATAAGTCTTTGCGTAATGAATTTTTATTTGAAAAGCGAGGCGAAATCGAAGTTAAAGGCAAAGGGAAAATGACAACTTATTTTTTGATTGGACAAAAGGGATGA
- a CDS encoding homospermidine biosynthesis protein has product MSKQLGQKIAPTPISNDINVVDLIDRYFTAYNSARLREICQLLSRDVLTEGVTVGVSLSGAMTPAGFGVSALAPLIRNGFIDWMISTGANLYHDMHYGLGFELFAGNPFLDDVKLRQEGTIRIYDIIFGYDVLLETDAFIRKILQGEAFQKRMGTAEFHHLLGKYVREVEKQLGVQHSCLLATAYEYGVPIYTSSPGDSSIGMNVAALALEGSQLVIDPSIDVNETAAIAYNARESGGKSAAVILGGGSPKNFLLQTQPQLHEVLGLEERGHDYFIQFTDARPDTGGLSGATPSEAVSWGKIDPEELPNTIVCYTDSTIALPLVTAYVLNKCQPRPLKRVYDKREAILDKLQKDYLAAKNQPSDRIPAAVADSASQQTATYPCGRLIPNAH; this is encoded by the coding sequence ATGTCTAAGCAACTGGGTCAAAAAATTGCACCTACACCTATATCAAATGATATCAATGTAGTGGATTTGATCGATCGCTACTTCACCGCTTACAACTCCGCGCGGTTGCGGGAAATCTGCCAACTTCTGAGTCGTGATGTGCTAACGGAAGGTGTCACGGTGGGAGTTAGCCTTTCCGGTGCGATGACACCAGCAGGATTTGGGGTTTCAGCGCTTGCACCCTTAATTCGCAACGGTTTTATTGACTGGATGATTAGCACTGGTGCAAATCTTTACCACGATATGCACTACGGTTTGGGTTTTGAACTTTTTGCTGGTAATCCGTTTTTGGATGATGTGAAACTGCGCCAGGAAGGGACGATTCGCATTTATGACATTATCTTTGGTTACGATGTGCTACTAGAAACTGATGCGTTCATCCGCAAGATTCTGCAAGGGGAAGCCTTTCAGAAACGGATGGGAACTGCTGAGTTTCACCATTTGCTGGGTAAGTATGTTCGGGAAGTAGAAAAGCAGTTGGGTGTGCAGCATTCCTGCTTGCTGGCTACAGCTTATGAGTATGGTGTGCCTATATATACGTCTTCTCCAGGAGATAGCTCTATTGGAATGAACGTGGCGGCTTTGGCTTTGGAAGGTTCGCAGTTGGTGATAGATCCATCAATTGACGTAAATGAAACGGCTGCGATCGCATATAATGCCCGTGAGTCTGGAGGTAAAAGTGCGGCGGTAATTCTCGGTGGCGGTAGTCCTAAGAACTTTTTACTCCAAACTCAACCGCAACTTCACGAAGTATTAGGGCTAGAAGAACGAGGACACGATTACTTTATCCAGTTTACCGATGCACGTCCAGATACAGGCGGTTTGTCTGGAGCAACCCCATCGGAAGCTGTTAGTTGGGGTAAAATTGACCCGGAAGAGTTACCTAACACAATTGTTTGTTATACCGATAGCACGATCGCTCTACCATTGGTAACAGCATACGTCTTGAATAAGTGCCAGCCCCGTCCCCTAAAGCGGGTGTACGACAAGCGAGAAGCTATTTTGGATAAACTGCAAAAAGACTATCTAGCAGCCAAAAACCAACCATCAGATCGGATTCCCGCAGCAGTGGCTGATAGTGCTTCACAGCAAACAGCGACTTATCCCTGTGGTCGGCTGATTCCGAATGCTCATTAG
- a CDS encoding ParA family protein has product MGYVIATANMKGGVGKTTLTVNLATCLAKNYGKRVLVLDLDSQISATLSLMSPLDFAKRRKQSKTFRYLIDEVINPDPQAKLTIQDIIQSQVCNLPGLDLLPGDIDLYDEFVVSEMLHKQATALGEQDFETIWNRFERVLINNILKPVRQEYDFILLDCAPGYNLLTRSALAASDFYILPAKPEPLSVVGIQLLERRIAQLKDSHGHETKIDIKMLGIVFSMSSANLLTGRYYKQVMHRVVEDFGVDKICKVQIPVDVNVAKAVDSFMPAVLNAPQSAGSKAFFQLTQELLQKL; this is encoded by the coding sequence ATGGGATATGTAATTGCTACTGCAAATATGAAAGGTGGCGTTGGTAAAACCACCCTCACCGTAAACTTAGCTACCTGTTTAGCTAAAAATTATGGCAAGCGGGTGCTTGTCCTTGATTTAGATAGCCAAATTAGCGCCACACTCAGTTTGATGTCGCCTTTAGATTTTGCCAAGCGTCGTAAACAAAGCAAGACATTTAGGTATCTGATCGATGAAGTAATCAATCCAGATCCACAAGCAAAACTAACAATTCAAGATATCATTCAATCCCAGGTTTGTAATCTTCCTGGACTGGATTTATTACCAGGAGACATCGATTTGTATGATGAATTCGTTGTTTCAGAAATGCTACATAAACAAGCAACTGCATTAGGTGAACAGGACTTTGAAACGATTTGGAATCGCTTTGAAAGAGTCTTGATTAATAACATTTTAAAACCAGTCCGTCAAGAATATGATTTTATCCTTCTCGATTGTGCCCCTGGATATAATTTATTGACTCGTAGCGCTTTAGCTGCTAGCGATTTCTACATCCTTCCTGCAAAACCAGAACCTTTGTCTGTAGTGGGGATTCAGCTGCTAGAAAGACGCATTGCCCAATTGAAAGACAGTCACGGACATGAAACCAAAATAGATATAAAAATGCTGGGAATTGTATTCAGTATGTCCAGCGCTAACCTGCTCACTGGTAGATACTATAAACAAGTGATGCACCGCGTTGTGGAAGATTTCGGGGTAGATAAAATTTGTAAAGTACAAATACCTGTTGATGTCAATGTTGCTAAGGCTGTTGATAGTTTTATGCCAGCTGTTTTAAATGCTCCCCAATCAGCTGGTTCAAAAGCATTTTTTCAGTTAACTCAGGAGTTGTTGCAAAAGTTATAA
- a CDS encoding EAL domain-containing protein has product MLTNNSIQAEKNQNLVIRLPRTLSYLETWGFGLTGHVGWIGTAPIIHAALGSKAILVWFVGTIVSFLLNLQVQSLGRRWPDVAGGTPNYTTRLLKNFPGLGRYVALGYFFSWAAAPALYAIILTDLIKVNFETLGLSCPETLLKVVFTAIPFIVAFSGSRALALLHLFFVFPAILLLLLFSIQGVLWLGFSTASFKLIPTSTHTLSFEEWAKWFFLASYSIYACETTSSFVADSHHPYKTLKFLTVAAWLIPPVFLGGSWVLMCSTPNPTIGDDTFLNLVAASKPFWGEYAPFLVTLLITVSCLLSSATAVSNSPRILYQLALDRQLSPIFALVSHQGVLAPAILVTFIISLLCLNLGNVSQLVTVAGTCYLMSIMGLHLGLWLCRGEPQVLWPWWSLSFFLLETVVLIVGGLAWNWRDFSVGLLLPIVLMIGDVALSRLRFAPLHPEWWTQRYYTRSSKNNSDFVVLQVIVLVSLICITTTSSWVIRDLLDRVSTNPQNSLLAILLVTLSFIGVAIACWTTLPQIVAIDEARKQARNLFITTLDTVPDTVLVLDENGTICQTNAAAEELFQTSVEQLLGKKLNKILKYYRGKPKQWSIRSEQTLRVNQCLLIVESTISQPFNSQVREYVVIVRDITKRKLVEEELIQYRYQLERLVLERTIELIRVNQQLQQDIIKRQQAQEQLLHNSLHDELTGLPNQRLFMERVQRAIERTQQQSNYLFAVLFLDLDRFKVVNDSLGHLMGNQLLIAISHRLKSVLRGRDIVARFGGDEFTILIEEIEDINIAIQVAERIKNILALPFQLNEHLVFTNASIGIALSKPDYEQSAQILRDADVAMYRAKSLGKARYEVFDQKMHESASLLLELETALRNALLKQEEFRLDYQPIISLTTGKIIGFEALIRWYHPERGFISPQDFIPLAEETGMIVSIGEWVLFEACQQMHRWHQQFPSSLPLTISVNFSGKQITQADVFKQVKHILQETGLEPCCLKLEITETLLMDNFELATTVLSQLTELNVEMHMDDFGTGYSSLSYLHRLPIKTLKIDRSFVTNIGSQGENLEIVRAIVTLAHNLNMSVTAEGIETIEQLAQLKALQCDYGQGYFFLPPMEGTEIEKLLAANLCCKNFLNR; this is encoded by the coding sequence ATGCTTACTAACAATTCTATACAGGCAGAGAAAAATCAGAATTTGGTAATCCGCCTACCACGGACTCTGAGTTATCTCGAAACCTGGGGCTTTGGCTTAACGGGTCATGTGGGATGGATTGGTACTGCGCCCATTATTCATGCAGCGTTAGGGTCTAAAGCAATCTTAGTTTGGTTTGTTGGCACGATCGTTTCCTTTTTATTGAACTTGCAGGTACAAAGTCTAGGTAGACGCTGGCCAGATGTCGCTGGAGGGACACCAAACTATACTACAAGGCTATTAAAAAATTTTCCTGGCTTAGGTCGTTACGTAGCATTGGGATACTTTTTTAGCTGGGCAGCAGCACCAGCACTATATGCGATTATTCTCACAGACCTAATTAAAGTCAATTTTGAAACATTAGGTCTTTCTTGTCCAGAAACTTTATTAAAAGTTGTATTTACAGCAATTCCCTTTATTGTGGCATTCAGTGGTAGCCGTGCTTTAGCACTCCTGCATTTGTTTTTTGTATTCCCAGCGATTTTATTACTGCTTTTGTTTTCTATTCAAGGTGTCCTATGGTTAGGCTTCTCAACTGCTAGTTTTAAACTTATCCCAACTAGCACACATACCCTGAGCTTTGAAGAATGGGCAAAGTGGTTTTTTCTAGCTAGCTATTCAATTTATGCTTGTGAAACCACTTCTTCTTTTGTTGCTGATAGCCACCATCCGTATAAAACTTTAAAGTTCTTGACCGTAGCTGCTTGGCTAATTCCTCCAGTATTTTTAGGTGGCTCTTGGGTATTAATGTGTTCGACTCCCAATCCAACAATAGGTGACGATACATTCTTAAATCTAGTAGCGGCTTCTAAACCTTTTTGGGGTGAATATGCTCCCTTTCTAGTAACACTTTTGATTACTGTCTCTTGCCTTCTAAGTTCTGCTACGGCAGTCTCCAACTCTCCTCGGATACTATATCAACTTGCCTTAGATAGACAGCTTTCTCCCATCTTTGCATTGGTTTCTCATCAAGGTGTCCTTGCGCCGGCTATTTTAGTTACCTTTATAATCAGTTTGCTTTGTCTCAATTTAGGAAATGTATCTCAACTTGTCACAGTCGCAGGCACTTGTTATCTCATGTCCATTATGGGACTACATCTGGGATTATGGCTGTGTCGAGGCGAACCACAAGTCTTATGGCCTTGGTGGTCACTTAGTTTTTTCCTTCTAGAAACAGTAGTTCTAATAGTGGGAGGTTTGGCTTGGAATTGGAGAGATTTTTCGGTAGGATTACTATTACCCATTGTTCTGATGATAGGAGATGTAGCGTTAAGTCGCTTAAGATTTGCGCCATTACACCCGGAATGGTGGACACAGCGTTACTACACTAGGTCTAGTAAAAACAACTCAGATTTTGTGGTACTACAGGTAATTGTCTTAGTATCACTAATTTGTATTACTACTACAAGTAGTTGGGTTATCCGCGATTTACTAGACAGAGTTTCTACTAATCCTCAAAACTCTTTACTAGCTATTTTGTTAGTGACGCTTTCTTTTATTGGGGTAGCGATCGCTTGCTGGACAACTCTACCACAAATTGTTGCTATTGACGAGGCACGTAAACAAGCAAGAAACCTATTTATTACTACTCTCGATACCGTTCCAGATACTGTTTTAGTCTTAGATGAAAATGGTACTATTTGTCAAACAAATGCTGCTGCTGAAGAATTATTTCAAACAAGTGTTGAGCAGTTGCTTGGAAAAAAGTTGAATAAAATATTAAAATACTATCGGGGCAAACCAAAACAGTGGTCTATTAGGAGCGAGCAAACCTTAAGAGTCAATCAATGTCTACTAATTGTTGAATCAACTATTTCACAGCCATTTAATTCCCAAGTAAGAGAGTATGTTGTTATTGTTCGTGACATCACTAAGCGAAAGTTAGTAGAAGAAGAATTAATCCAATATCGTTATCAGCTTGAGCGACTTGTTCTAGAACGCACTATTGAACTTATTAGAGTAAATCAACAACTTCAACAAGATATTATTAAGCGGCAACAAGCACAAGAGCAATTACTACACAATAGTCTTCATGACGAGCTAACTGGATTACCTAACCAAAGATTATTTATGGAGCGAGTGCAGCGAGCAATAGAACGTACTCAACAGCAAAGTAATTATTTATTTGCCGTACTATTTTTAGACCTAGACCGCTTTAAAGTTGTCAATGATAGCTTGGGACATCTAATGGGAAATCAACTTTTGATTGCAATTTCTCATCGTTTAAAGTCAGTTCTACGAGGTAGAGACATAGTTGCCCGTTTTGGCGGCGATGAGTTCACAATCTTAATTGAAGAAATTGAGGATATCAATATCGCCATACAGGTAGCCGAGCGAATTAAAAACATACTAGCTTTGCCATTTCAATTAAATGAGCATCTGGTGTTTACTAATGCTAGTATTGGCATCGCTTTAAGTAAACCAGATTATGAACAATCAGCGCAGATTCTACGCGATGCTGATGTGGCAATGTATCGTGCAAAATCACTTGGGAAGGCACGCTATGAAGTCTTTGACCAAAAGATGCACGAGAGTGCATCTTTACTATTAGAGTTAGAAACTGCTCTGCGAAATGCGCTGCTCAAGCAAGAAGAATTTCGGCTTGATTACCAGCCAATTATTTCACTAACAACTGGTAAAATTATTGGATTTGAGGCGCTGATCCGTTGGTATCATCCAGAACGAGGTTTTATTTCGCCTCAAGATTTTATTCCCCTGGCCGAAGAAACTGGAATGATTGTTAGTATCGGGGAATGGGTACTTTTTGAAGCCTGTCAGCAAATGCATAGATGGCATCAACAATTTCCTAGCTCACTACCCTTGACAATTAGCGTAAATTTTTCTGGGAAACAAATTACGCAAGCTGATGTGTTTAAACAAGTTAAACATATTTTACAGGAAACTGGACTGGAGCCATGCTGTTTGAAGTTGGAAATTACTGAAACCCTGTTGATGGATAATTTTGAATTAGCTACCACAGTGCTTTCCCAGTTAACAGAGCTAAATGTCGAGATGCACATGGATGATTTTGGGACTGGTTATTCATCCTTAAGTTATCTACACCGCCTACCAATCAAAACCCTTAAGATTGACCGTTCTTTTGTGACTAATATCGGTAGTCAAGGAGAAAATTTAGAAATTGTAAGAGCAATCGTGACATTAGCTCATAATCTAAATATGTCTGTAACAGCAGAAGGGATAGAAACTATAGAACAGCTAGCACAACTGAAGGCATTACAATGTGATTATGGACAAGGGTATTTTTTCTTACCACCTATGGAAGGTACAGAAATAGAAAAATTACTTGCTGCTAATTTGTGTTGCAAAAACTTTTTAAATAGATAA
- a CDS encoding histidine decarboxylase: MSDKVAKELADFLLQIKERSQFHAGYPYNLSCDYSAIGKFFNHLLNNAGDPYIEPDFGLHSRKFEQEVLAFFAHLYKIPESQFWGYVTAGGTEGNLYGIFLAREIYSNGILYSSQDSHYSIPKAAKLFRIQHNVINSQANGEMNYDHFEQLLSENRSYPAIINLNIGTTVKGAIDNLDKVLEILDRNQIKDYYIHCDAALSGLILPFLDGAPQVNFQKPIDSVAISAKFIGSPLPCGVVLTKKKWVEKVETEIEYIGSKDTTILGSRNGHTPLILWYAVQTRGYDGLAREANTCINNAQYLCQQLQIREYPCMLNDFSNTVVFQKPCQKLIKKWQLAVFENWAHIIVMQNINRDKIDNFINELLLEEGLINNVENFNLQTV; this comes from the coding sequence ATGTCAGATAAAGTTGCTAAAGAATTGGCAGATTTTTTGCTGCAAATAAAAGAGCGATCGCAGTTTCACGCAGGCTACCCATATAATTTAAGTTGTGATTACAGTGCGATCGGCAAATTTTTCAATCATCTGTTAAATAATGCTGGAGATCCATATATTGAACCAGATTTTGGTCTTCATTCTCGTAAGTTTGAGCAAGAAGTATTAGCTTTTTTTGCTCACCTTTATAAAATTCCAGAAAGTCAGTTTTGGGGTTATGTTACTGCTGGCGGGACTGAAGGTAATTTATATGGAATATTCTTAGCAAGGGAAATCTACTCTAATGGGATTCTTTACTCATCACAAGACTCTCATTACTCAATACCCAAAGCCGCGAAATTATTCCGCATTCAACATAATGTTATTAACTCGCAAGCTAATGGAGAAATGAATTATGACCATTTTGAACAACTCCTTAGCGAAAATCGTAGTTATCCAGCGATCATAAATTTAAATATTGGAACTACTGTCAAAGGTGCAATTGATAATTTAGACAAAGTTCTAGAAATTTTAGATCGCAATCAGATTAAAGATTACTATATTCATTGTGATGCCGCACTTTCAGGATTAATATTACCGTTTTTAGATGGCGCTCCACAAGTTAATTTTCAAAAACCTATAGATAGTGTAGCTATTTCTGCTAAATTTATTGGTTCTCCATTACCTTGTGGTGTAGTTTTAACAAAGAAAAAATGGGTAGAAAAAGTTGAAACAGAAATTGAATATATTGGTTCAAAAGATACAACAATTCTGGGTTCTAGAAACGGTCATACTCCCCTAATTCTCTGGTATGCAGTGCAAACCAGAGGTTATGATGGATTAGCCAGAGAAGCAAATACTTGTATTAACAATGCTCAGTACCTTTGCCAACAACTTCAAATCAGAGAATATCCATGTATGTTAAATGATTTCTCCAACACCGTAGTGTTTCAAAAGCCTTGTCAAAAGTTAATTAAAAAGTGGCAATTAGCCGTGTTTGAAAATTGGGCACATATTATAGTCATGCAGAATATTAATCGGGATAAAATCGATAATTTTATTAATGAACTTTTGCTAGAAGAAGGGTTAATTAATAATGTAGAAAATTTTAATTTACAGACAGTTTGA
- a CDS encoding ISAzo13-like element transposase-related protein, with amino-acid sequence MRFVAVEGDASKQVETIEGLDAAFLKVLAEHTAGSPMDETVKWTNLTRQEIALLLTVEGISVSVTVVDQLLERYHYRKRKAQKRLATGEHPQRNEQFENIEHISLCLIRPQGIRF; translated from the coding sequence GTGAGATTCGTCGCAGTGGAGGGGGACGCAAGTAAGCAGGTTGAAACTATCGAGGGATTAGATGCGGCATTTCTAAAAGTACTTGCTGAACATACGGCAGGCTCACCAATGGATGAAACAGTGAAATGGACTAACCTAACTCGACAAGAAATCGCTCTGCTTTTGACTGTGGAGGGAATCAGTGTTAGTGTCACCGTCGTAGACCAACTGCTTGAACGTTACCACTACCGTAAACGCAAAGCCCAGAAACGGCTGGCAACAGGCGAACATCCACAGCGTAATGAACAGTTTGAAAACATTGAACACATATCATTGTGTCTTATCAGGCCGCAGGGAATCCGGTTTTGA
- a CDS encoding ISAzo13 family transposase, whose protein sequence is MIGKLYRPGRMYTTEEIEVFDHDWKSLADGVAIPHGLYDLTQNVGYIQIGTSHDTGEFACDSIRYWWQNYGVVHYRSASSILLMCDGGGSNSSRQYLFKQDLQALVNELGIEIRIAHYPPYTSKYNPIEHRLFPHLTRVCQGVIFDSVEMVKNLMANAKTQTGLKVFTTILTQVYKTGRKVIGDFKQTMKIVFDDYLPQWNYTAKPQV, encoded by the coding sequence TTGATTGGAAAGTTGTATCGTCCGGGACGAATGTATACAACTGAAGAGATTGAGGTATTCGACCATGATTGGAAATCTCTGGCGGATGGAGTGGCGATTCCACATGGCTTGTATGACCTGACACAAAACGTCGGTTATATCCAGATTGGTACTAGCCATGATACGGGTGAATTTGCCTGTGATTCCATTCGCTATTGGTGGCAAAACTATGGTGTGGTGCATTATCGGTCTGCTAGTTCGATTCTCCTGATGTGTGACGGTGGTGGCAGCAATAGTTCCCGACAATATTTGTTCAAACAAGATTTGCAAGCTTTGGTCAACGAACTCGGTATTGAAATCCGCATTGCTCACTATCCCCCTTACACTTCCAAATACAACCCTATTGAGCATCGCCTGTTTCCACATCTAACCCGTGTTTGTCAGGGCGTGATTTTCGATTCGGTCGAAATGGTTAAAAACTTGATGGCAAATGCCAAGACCCAAACTGGTCTGAAGGTGTTTACAACTATCTTGACTCAGGTATACAAAACAGGTCGCAAAGTCATAGGGGATTTCAAGCAAACGATGAAAATTGTGTTTGATGATTATTTGCCCCAATGGAATTATACTGCCAAGCCACAGGTGTGA
- a CDS encoding pentapeptide repeat-containing protein: MPEVNSQQPINTAATLVESYAAGKRDFSKAELGNADLQAINLKGSDFSYADFSEANLSGANLRGTDLSFADLGQANLRDADLRGALLMSANLRQADLKGAKLEKADYDRSTHFPQDFDPIKVGMQIKFED; encoded by the coding sequence ATGCCTGAAGTGAATTCTCAACAACCCATAAATACTGCCGCTACTCTTGTGGAGAGTTATGCAGCAGGAAAACGAGACTTTAGTAAAGCGGAATTAGGTAATGCCGATTTGCAAGCCATTAACTTGAAAGGTTCTGATTTCAGTTATGCAGACTTTAGTGAAGCTAACCTAAGTGGCGCTAATCTTAGAGGAACTGACCTGAGTTTCGCCGATCTGGGTCAAGCTAACCTAAGGGATGCCGATCTTAGGGGAGCATTGTTGATGTCAGCGAATCTCCGCCAAGCCGATCTCAAAGGAGCAAAGCTGGAAAAAGCAGACTACGATCGCAGTACCCATTTTCCCCAAGATTTCGACCCAATAAAAGTGGGTATGCAGATTAAATTTGAAGATTGA
- a CDS encoding DUF2243 domain-containing protein, translating into MEAKNETLNRRTPLITSGIFLGVGLGGFIDGILLHQILQWHHMLSSIRPLTNMANIDLNMVWDGLFHTLNWVFTVIGLVLLWRAGGRDDVPWSSQTFIGSILIGIGLFDLVEGLMDHQILGVHHVKSGPNQLAWDLGFLAFGALLVVIGWIMIKKESRVISQ; encoded by the coding sequence ATGGAGGCGAAAAATGAAACCCTCAATCGACGCACACCACTAATTACCTCTGGAATTTTTCTTGGCGTGGGTCTTGGAGGGTTTATTGATGGAATTTTACTGCATCAGATCCTCCAGTGGCATCACATGCTTAGTAGCATTCGACCTTTGACAAACATGGCGAATATAGATTTGAACATGGTATGGGATGGGTTATTTCATACCTTGAATTGGGTATTCACCGTGATAGGACTTGTGTTGCTATGGCGTGCCGGAGGGCGTGATGATGTTCCTTGGTCATCACAGACTTTTATTGGGTCAATATTGATTGGGATTGGGTTGTTCGACTTGGTTGAAGGTTTAATGGACCACCAAATTCTCGGTGTCCATCATGTGAAATCAGGCCCAAATCAGTTAGCTTGGGATCTAGGATTTCTTGCATTCGGTGCGCTACTTGTTGTTATCGGCTGGATAATGATAAAAAAAGAGTCAAGAGTCATTAGTCAATAG